In Chloroflexota bacterium, the following proteins share a genomic window:
- a CDS encoding acyl-CoA dehydrogenase family protein, which translates to MDFSLSEEHKMLQTTVRDFANEKLAPVADELDRKQEFAWDNFKMMAEMGLLGLGIPPEYGGSGGDELSVAIAVEELSRACAATADILDAHLCLCAAPIYRFGTEEQKQKFLPALVKGEKVGAMAITESEAGSDVSSVQMTAARDGDDYILNGTKIFITNGDVCDVVLAFANVPELGERGMTAFLVEAEMPGYSKGKKYDKLGMRAATNADQVLEDCCVPAANRLGDEGRGMRIFLELIDHGRIGIAAQAIGITRAILERAVEYAKNRKQFGAPIASYQAISWRLADMYTELEAARLLTYQTAWLADNEQPFRTQAAMAKLYATELAMRASTLGIQVFGGYGYMMDSPMQRYFRDAKLTEIYEGTSEVQRMVISASLFR; encoded by the coding sequence GTGGACTTTTCTCTCAGTGAAGAGCACAAGATGCTCCAGACCACGGTCAGAGATTTCGCCAATGAGAAACTGGCGCCGGTGGCCGACGAGCTGGACCGGAAACAGGAGTTCGCCTGGGATAATTTTAAGATGATGGCGGAGATGGGGCTGCTCGGGTTGGGTATACCTCCCGAGTACGGCGGCAGCGGTGGAGATGAGCTTTCCGTGGCCATTGCTGTGGAAGAGCTCTCTAGAGCATGTGCCGCCACCGCCGATATCCTGGATGCGCACCTGTGCTTGTGTGCCGCGCCGATTTACCGTTTTGGCACCGAGGAGCAGAAGCAGAAGTTCTTGCCCGCTCTGGTGAAAGGGGAGAAGGTCGGTGCCATGGCCATAACAGAGTCGGAAGCCGGCAGCGATGTCAGCAGTGTTCAGATGACCGCGGCCAGAGATGGCGATGACTATATACTCAATGGCACCAAGATATTCATCACCAATGGCGATGTCTGTGATGTGGTGCTCGCCTTTGCCAATGTACCGGAGCTAGGGGAGCGGGGCATGACGGCGTTTCTCGTAGAGGCGGAAATGCCAGGGTACAGCAAGGGCAAGAAGTACGATAAACTGGGTATGCGCGCCGCCACCAATGCCGACCAGGTACTGGAGGACTGCTGTGTGCCGGCGGCCAACCGGCTCGGTGATGAGGGACGGGGCATGCGCATCTTTCTGGAGCTGATAGACCACGGCAGGATAGGAATAGCGGCGCAGGCCATCGGCATTACCCGCGCTATTCTGGAGAGAGCCGTTGAATATGCCAAAAACCGCAAGCAATTCGGCGCGCCGATTGCTTCCTATCAGGCGATTAGCTGGCGGCTGGCCGATATGTACACCGAGCTGGAAGCAGCCAGATTGCTCACCTATCAAACAGCCTGGCTGGCGGATAACGAACAGCCGTTCCGGACGCAGGCTGCCATGGCCAAACTGTACGCCACGGAACTGGCAATGCGGGCATCCACACTGGGAATTCAGGTGTTCGGCGGCTACGGCTATATGATGGACTCACCGATGCAGCGCTACTTCCGTGATGCCAAGCTGACCGAAATCTATGAAGGAACTTCGGAAGTTCAGCGCATGGTTATCTCGGCCTCTCT